From Trichoderma atroviride chromosome 1, complete sequence, one genomic window encodes:
- a CDS encoding uncharacterized protein (BUSCO:EOG092D3EQH) — MFAVPGWSVSSDALKAEKATAGAGPSGAKTRKRKRTTKEEPVTAANVADLYETVVEGKKKPSAEKPSQDSKRQKKGPDEKKTDGGLKPQGSEKKSKKDKKKEKKEKKDRENPNLQPVAKKNKKESQSNSQDDGATVESSESKSDATAAAKPQQAAILPPAPPKLTPLQASMREKLISARFRHLNETLYTAPSEESFKLFQESPEMFDEYHEGFRRQVKVWPENPVDSFLKDIRTRAKIRQPHGKGRPNAPQVKLIDSHLPRTASTCTIADLGCGDARLAESLQADKDKLHLDVRSFDLQSPSPLVTKADIANVPMEDGSVNVAIFCLALMGTNWLDFVDEAYRLLHWKGELWVAEIKSRFGPVRNKHAPVTHSVGNRRKLPTKKEVQAKEAHAAGLFEKDLAVEVDGQDDQRRETDVSAFVEALRKRGFVLQGDGREGVDLSNRMFVTMRFIKATAPTKGKNMKPDDAAPKKKKMFGRVQDEDADDKNGENEGGHSQALCLQDSMK; from the coding sequence ATGTTCGCCGTTCCAGGGTGGTCGGTATCATCCGACGCTCTCAAGGCTGAAAAGGCCACGGCCGGAGCTGGCCCTTCAGGCGCAAAGACCAGGAAGCGAAAGAGGACAACAAAGGAGGAGCCTGTGACAGCCGCCAACGTCGCCGATCTGTATGAGACCGTCGttgaggggaagaagaagcccagcgcaGAGAAGCCCTCCCAAGACTCAAAACGCCAAAAGAAGGGACccgatgagaagaagacggatgGTGGATTGAAGCCACAAGgaagcgagaagaagagcaaaaaggacaagaagaaggagaagaaggagaagaaggacagaGAAAATCCCAATCTTCAGCCTgtggccaagaagaacaagaaggagaGCCAATCCAACTCTCAAGACGATGGCGCCACAGTCGAATCCTCCGAGTCCAAATCAGAcgccaccgccgctgccaaacCTCAACAAGCCGCAATTCTCCCTCCTGCGCCGCCCAAGTTGACTCCCTTACAAGCCTCCATGAGGGAGAAGCTCATCTCCGCACGATTCCGCCACCTAAACGAAACTCTCTACACCGCGCCCTCCGAGGAGTccttcaagctcttccaagAATCCCCCGAAATGTTCGACGAGTACCACGAGGGCTTCCGGCGCCAAGTCAAGGTGTGGCCCGAAAACCCCGTCGACAGCTTCCTCAAAGACATTCGCACGCGAGCCAAGATCCGACAGCCCCACGGCAAGGGCAGGCCCAACGCCCCGCAGGTCAAGCTCATCGACAGCCATCTGCCCAGGACCGCGTCGACATGCACCATCGCCGACCTGGGCTGCGGTGACGCCCGTCTCGCAGAGTCTCTCCAGGCCGACAAGGACAAGCTCCACCTCGACGTCCGGAGCTTCGACCTCCAGAGCCCCAGCCCGCTCGTCACAAAGGCCGACATTGCAAACGTCCCCATGGAGGACGGCTCCGTCAACgtggccatcttctgcctCGCCCTCATGGGCACCAACTGGCTCGACTTTGTCGACGAGGCCTACCGCCTGCTGCACTGGAAGGGCGAGCTCTGGGTCGCCGAGATCAAGAGCCGCTTCGGCCCCGTGCGCAACAAGCACGCCCCCGTCACCCACAGCGTCGGCAACCGCCGCAAGCTGCCCACCAAGAAGGAGgtccaggccaaggaggccCACGCCGCGGGTCTGTTTGAGAAGGACCTCGCCGTCGAGGTGGACGGCCAGGACGACCAGCGCCGCGAGACGGACGTGTCGGCCTTTGTCGAGGcgctgaggaagaggggCTTCGTCCTGCAGGGTGATGGGCGCGAGGGCGTGGACTTGTCCAACAGAATGTTTGTCACCATGCGCTTCATCAAGGCGACTGCTCCTACAAAGGGTAAAAACATGAAACCAGACGATGCTgctcccaagaagaagaagatgtttgGTCGCGTGCAGGATGAGGATGCAGACGACAAGAACGGAGAAAATGAGGGGGGGCATTCTCAAGCCTTGTGTTTACAAGATTCGATGAAATAA
- a CDS encoding uncharacterized protein (MEROPS:MER0030081), which yields MERFTRRITLNVFNPQGGDQDSLVTLEVFSDMTVSTLRESVQAEAGIPPAAQHIYHNGRLISEDTKTMEQLQIGDGDMLAVHVRDMRGSTGPPEPSGQARTAARQQQSAASAAAGAGNDTEMLRLQILGDPAVRQQLSRQHPELAAAVEDPAQFRRIFLDSQDRERREREMRQREIERLNEDPFNVENQTRIEEMIRQERVMENLQNAMEHNPEVFGRVHLLYANVEVNGHKVKALVDSGAQATIMSPSCAEACGIMRLVDKRFAGVARGVGTATIIGRVHSAQIKIGNLFLPCSFTVMEGKSVELLLGLDMLKRYQAHIDLAKDKLIIQGQEISFLGEAEIPKEEEEAAIQEPTIPGPAGTAIGQRSGAVMPVQDAPSQTSSQPAAQAQARPPQPAAPAQPAAPAAGVTPAHIDSLMAMGATREQAIQALQAAEDNVDMAASLIFF from the exons ATGGAGCGTTTTACTAGGCGCATCACACTCAACGTCTTCAATCCTCAGGGAGGAGACCAGGATAGCCTGGTGACCCTCGAGGTTTTCTCCGACATGACCGTCTCTACCCTGCGCGAATCTGTCCAGGCCGAGGCTGGCATTCCTCCGGCAGCGCAGCACATCTATCACAACGGCCGACTCATCTCGGAGGATACCAAGACcatggagcagctgcagatcGGCGACGGTGACATGCTGGCCGTCCATGTCCGGGATATGAGAGGCAGCACCGGCCCCCCGGAGCCATCAGGGCAAGCTCGAACTGCGgctcgccagcagcaaagcgCCGCTTCCGccgcagctggagctggaaatGACACCGAGATGCTTCGTCTTCAGATTCTGGGTGACCCCGCCGTCAGACAGCAGCTGTCCAGGCAGCATCCGGAGCTCGCCGCAGCCGTCGAAGACCCCGCGCAGTTTCGAAGAATATTCCTTGACAGCCAGGACCGAGAGCGCagagagcgagagatgcGTCAGCGGGAGATTGAAAGGCTGAACGAAGACCCCTTCAACGTGGAAAACCAGACGAGGATCGAGGAGATGATCCGCCAGGAGAGGGTCATGGAGAACCTGCAAAATGCCATGGAGCACAACCCCGAAG TCTTTGGTCGCGTTCACCTGCTTTACGCCAATGTGGAGGTCAACGGCCACAAGGTTAAGGCGCTTGTCGACTCAGGCGCGCAGGCTACCATCATGTCGCCATCGTGCGCCGAGGCCTGCGGAATCATGCGCCTGGTAGATAAGCGGTTTGCTGGTGTAGCCAGGGGTGTTGGAACGGCTACTATTATTGGCCGCGTTCACTCAGCCCAGATCAAAATTGGAAATTTGTTCCTGCCCTGTAGCTTTACGGTGATGGAGGGCAAGTCGgttgagctgcttcttggcctggatATGCTCAAGAGATACCAAGCCCATATCGACCTGGCAAAGGACAAGCTCATCATCCAAGGCCAGGAAATTTCCtttcttggagaagctgagattccaaaggaggaggaggaagccgCCATTCAAGAACCTACTATACCAGGTCCGGCGGGCACTGCCATTGGCCAAAGATCTGGAGCTGTCATGCCGGTGCAAGATGCCCCCTCGCAAACCTCTTCACAGCCTGCAGCTCAGGCACAAGCACGGCCACCGCAGCCGGCGGCTCCCGCCCAACCGGCAGCTCCGGCAGCCGGCGTAACCCCAGCTCATATCGACAGTCTCATGGCCATGGGAGCTACTAGGGAGCAGGCGATCCAGGCCCTTCAGGCCGCTGAGGACAACGTTGATATGGCGGCCAgcttaatctttttttaa
- a CDS encoding uncharacterized protein (BUSCO:EOG092D3Y1Q), with protein sequence MASQLPAYKQEFLKSAIDGGVLKFGSFELKSKRISPYFFNAGEFHSARLAGAIASAFAKTIIQAQQESGLEFDLVFGPAYKGIPLCSAITIKLGELAPQNLDAISYSFDRKEAKDHGEGGNIVGAPLKGKKVLIVDDVITAGTAKRDAIEKITKEGGIVAGIVVALDRMEKLPAADGDDSKPGPSAIGELRKEYGIPIFAILTLDDIIDGMKGFATAEDIKNTEEYRAKYKATD encoded by the coding sequence ATGGCCTCCCAGCTCCCCGCCTACAAGCAGGAATTCCTGAAATCCGCCATCGACGGCGGCGTCCTCAAATTCGGCAGCTTCGAGCTCAAGTCCAAGCGGATATCCCCCTACTTCTTCAACGCGGGCGAATTCCACTCGGCCCGCCTCGCCGGCGCCATCGCCTCTGCCTTTGCAAAGACAATCATCCAGGCGCAGCAGGAATCCGGCCTCGAGTTCGACCTCGTCTTCGGCCCCGCCTACAAGGGCATCCCGCTGTGCTcggccatcaccatcaagcTCGGCGAGCTGGCGCCCCAGAACCTGGACGCCATCTCGTACTCGTTTGACcgcaaggaggccaaggaccACGGCGAGGGCGGCAACATTGTCGGCGCTCcgctcaagggcaagaaggtCCTCATCGTGGACGATGTCATTACTGCTGGCACGGCCAAGCGGGATGCCATTGAGAAGATCACAAAGGAGGGTGGCATCGTCGCGGGTATTGTCGTCGCTCTGGACCGCATGGAGAAGCttcctgctgctgatggcgatgacTCCAAGCCGGGCCCTAGTGCTATTGGCGAGCTGAGGAAGGAGTATGGCAttcccatctttgccatcctGACCCTGGATGACATTATCGACGGAATGAAGGGGTTTGCTACTGCGGAGGATATCAAGAACACGGAGGAGTACCGGGCCAAGTACAAGGCGACCGATTAA
- a CDS encoding uncharacterized protein (MEROPS:MER0030081), whose amino-acid sequence MRITLNVFNPQGGDQDSLVTLEVFSDMTVSTLRESVQAEAGIPPAAQHIYHNGRLISEDTKTMEQLQIGDGDMLAVHVRDMRGSTGPPEPSGQARTAARQQQSAASAAAGAGNDTEMLRLQILGDPAVRQQLSRQHPELAAAVEDPAQFRRIFLDSQDRERREREMRQREIERLNEDPFNVENQTRIEEMIRQERVMENLQNAMEHNPEVFGRVHLLYANVEVNGHKVKALVDSGAQATIMSPSCAEACGIMRLVDKRFAGVARGVGTATIIGRVHSAQIKIGNLFLPCSFTVMEGKSVELLLGLDMLKRYQAHIDLAKDKLIIQGQEISFLGEAEIPKEEEEAAIQEPTIPGPAGTAIGQRSGAVMPVQDAPSQTSSQPAAQAQARPPQPAAPAQPAAPAAGVTPAHIDSLMAMGATREQAIQALQAAEDNVDMAASLIFF is encoded by the exons AT GCGCATCACACTCAACGTCTTCAATCCTCAGGGAGGAGACCAGGATAGCCTGGTGACCCTCGAGGTTTTCTCCGACATGACCGTCTCTACCCTGCGCGAATCTGTCCAGGCCGAGGCTGGCATTCCTCCGGCAGCGCAGCACATCTATCACAACGGCCGACTCATCTCGGAGGATACCAAGACcatggagcagctgcagatcGGCGACGGTGACATGCTGGCCGTCCATGTCCGGGATATGAGAGGCAGCACCGGCCCCCCGGAGCCATCAGGGCAAGCTCGAACTGCGgctcgccagcagcaaagcgCCGCTTCCGccgcagctggagctggaaatGACACCGAGATGCTTCGTCTTCAGATTCTGGGTGACCCCGCCGTCAGACAGCAGCTGTCCAGGCAGCATCCGGAGCTCGCCGCAGCCGTCGAAGACCCCGCGCAGTTTCGAAGAATATTCCTTGACAGCCAGGACCGAGAGCGCagagagcgagagatgcGTCAGCGGGAGATTGAAAGGCTGAACGAAGACCCCTTCAACGTGGAAAACCAGACGAGGATCGAGGAGATGATCCGCCAGGAGAGGGTCATGGAGAACCTGCAAAATGCCATGGAGCACAACCCCGAAG TCTTTGGTCGCGTTCACCTGCTTTACGCCAATGTGGAGGTCAACGGCCACAAGGTTAAGGCGCTTGTCGACTCAGGCGCGCAGGCTACCATCATGTCGCCATCGTGCGCCGAGGCCTGCGGAATCATGCGCCTGGTAGATAAGCGGTTTGCTGGTGTAGCCAGGGGTGTTGGAACGGCTACTATTATTGGCCGCGTTCACTCAGCCCAGATCAAAATTGGAAATTTGTTCCTGCCCTGTAGCTTTACGGTGATGGAGGGCAAGTCGgttgagctgcttcttggcctggatATGCTCAAGAGATACCAAGCCCATATCGACCTGGCAAAGGACAAGCTCATCATCCAAGGCCAGGAAATTTCCtttcttggagaagctgagattccaaaggaggaggaggaagccgCCATTCAAGAACCTACTATACCAGGTCCGGCGGGCACTGCCATTGGCCAAAGATCTGGAGCTGTCATGCCGGTGCAAGATGCCCCCTCGCAAACCTCTTCACAGCCTGCAGCTCAGGCACAAGCACGGCCACCGCAGCCGGCGGCTCCCGCCCAACCGGCAGCTCCGGCAGCCGGCGTAACCCCAGCTCATATCGACAGTCTCATGGCCATGGGAGCTACTAGGGAGCAGGCGATCCAGGCCCTTCAGGCCGCTGAGGACAACGTTGATATGGCGGCCAgcttaatctttttttaa